The Apium graveolens cultivar Ventura chromosome 11, ASM990537v1, whole genome shotgun sequence genome has a window encoding:
- the LOC141698658 gene encoding GDSL esterase/lipase At1g29670-like isoform X1, whose protein sequence is MPSFVTNTCTVPLIISILWMLQISVTRGEPQVPCYFIFGDSLVDNGNNNNLVTEAKVNYPPYGVDFPGRVATGRFSNGENTADILGKLLGFANYTPPHATARGRDIVKGLNYGSGGAGILTESGRHLGDNIDLNRQLLNHRRTVHKIIGLQGKNSTFTKNYLKKCIYTVGMGNNDYINNYFMPDKYNSSKLYTPEQFADVLIQQYSKQLNTLYTYGARKVAVFGLGLSGCTPAKISIFGANASGCVDKINAAVALFNERLKPLYDGLNKNLTDSKYIFVNSTNISLGDPTSAGFTVLSSSCCRASENLGKGQCKPHQPPCSDRGKYIFWDEFHPTEKVNMGTASRSYKAASNLDSYPMDIRSLALLKL, encoded by the exons ATGCCATCATTTGTTACCAACACATGCACTGTTCCATTAATCATATCAATACTATGGATGTTGCAAATATCAGTTACTAGAGGTGAGCCACAAGTGCCATGCTACTTCATTTTTGGAGACTCACTGGTAGACAATGGCAATAACAATAATCTGGTAACCGAAGCCAAAGTGAACTACCCTCCCTATGGAGTTGATTTTCCAGGCAGGGTTGCAACTGGAAGATTCAGCAATGGCGAAAACACGGCAGATATTCTCG GTAAGCTTCTAGGTTTTGCGAATTACACTCCGCCACACGCAACAGCACGAGGCCGGGATATTGTAAAGGGCTTGAATTATGGTTCTGGGGGAGCTGGAATTCTTACCGAATCAGGACGACACCTG GGTGATAACATCGACTTAAACCGACAGTTACTCAACCACCGGAGGACAGTTCATAAAATTATTGGTTTGCAGGGAAAAAATTCGACTTTCACTAAAAATTACTTGAAGAAGTGCATTTATACAGTTGGAATGGGAAACAATGATTACATCAACAACTACTTCATGCCCGACAAGTACAATAGTAGCAAGCTTTACACACCAGAACAATTCGCAGATGTTCTGATACAACAATACTCCAAGCAGCTTAAT ACTTTATACACTTACGGAGCTAGAAAAGTTGCGGTTTTTGGACTTGGTCTCAGTGGTTGTACCCCAGCAAAGATTTCAATTTTTGGTGCGAATGCATCAGGGTGCGTTGATAAAATTAACGCTGCAGTTGCGTTATTCAACGAAAGGCTTAAGCCACTGTATGATGGCTTGAATAAGAATTTAACTGATTCGAAGTACATATTTGTGAACAGTACTAATATTTCTCTAGGGGATCCTACTTCTGCTG GATTTACGGTACTTTCCTCTTCATGTTGCAGAGCATCTGAAAATTTGGGGAAGGGACAGTGTAAGCCACACCAACCTCCATGTAGCGACCGCGGTAAATATATTTTCTGGGATGAATTTCATCCAACAGAGAAGGTAAATATGGGGACTGCATCAAGATCCTACAAAGCTGCTTCTAATTTGGACTCCTACCCAATGGATATCCGCAGCTTAGCACTGTTGAAGCTATAA
- the LOC141698658 gene encoding GDSL esterase/lipase At1g29670-like isoform X2: MPSFVTNTCTVPLIISILWMLQISVTRGEPQVPCYFIFGDSLVDNGNNNNLVTEAKVNYPPYGVDFPGRVATGRFSNGENTADILGKLLGFANYTPPHATARGRDIVKGLNYGSGGAGILTESGRHLGDNIDLNRQLLNHRRTVHKIIGLQGKNSTFTKNYLKKCIYTVGMGNNDYINNYFMPDKYNSSKLYTPEQFADVLIQQYSKQLNTLYTYGARKVAVFGLGLSGCTPAKISIFGANASGCVDKINAAVALFNERLKPLYDGLNKNLTDSKYIFVNSTNISLGDPTSAEHLKIWGRDSVSHTNLHVATAVNIFSGMNFIQQRR; encoded by the exons ATGCCATCATTTGTTACCAACACATGCACTGTTCCATTAATCATATCAATACTATGGATGTTGCAAATATCAGTTACTAGAGGTGAGCCACAAGTGCCATGCTACTTCATTTTTGGAGACTCACTGGTAGACAATGGCAATAACAATAATCTGGTAACCGAAGCCAAAGTGAACTACCCTCCCTATGGAGTTGATTTTCCAGGCAGGGTTGCAACTGGAAGATTCAGCAATGGCGAAAACACGGCAGATATTCTCG GTAAGCTTCTAGGTTTTGCGAATTACACTCCGCCACACGCAACAGCACGAGGCCGGGATATTGTAAAGGGCTTGAATTATGGTTCTGGGGGAGCTGGAATTCTTACCGAATCAGGACGACACCTG GGTGATAACATCGACTTAAACCGACAGTTACTCAACCACCGGAGGACAGTTCATAAAATTATTGGTTTGCAGGGAAAAAATTCGACTTTCACTAAAAATTACTTGAAGAAGTGCATTTATACAGTTGGAATGGGAAACAATGATTACATCAACAACTACTTCATGCCCGACAAGTACAATAGTAGCAAGCTTTACACACCAGAACAATTCGCAGATGTTCTGATACAACAATACTCCAAGCAGCTTAAT ACTTTATACACTTACGGAGCTAGAAAAGTTGCGGTTTTTGGACTTGGTCTCAGTGGTTGTACCCCAGCAAAGATTTCAATTTTTGGTGCGAATGCATCAGGGTGCGTTGATAAAATTAACGCTGCAGTTGCGTTATTCAACGAAAGGCTTAAGCCACTGTATGATGGCTTGAATAAGAATTTAACTGATTCGAAGTACATATTTGTGAACAGTACTAATATTTCTCTAGGGGATCCTACTTCTGCTG AGCATCTGAAAATTTGGGGAAGGGACAGTGTAAGCCACACCAACCTCCATGTAGCGACCGCGGTAAATATATTTTCTGGGATGAATTTCATCCAACAGAGAAGGTAA
- the LOC141698659 gene encoding GDSL esterase/lipase At1g29670-like has translation MALSFKSCMLSLILLIILKLQILVIRAEPQVPCYFVFGDSLVDVGNNNNLVTQAKVNYPPYGVDFRNQTPTGRFTNGENTADIIGRLLGFANYTPPFATARGPEILQGVNYGSGGSGIRDETGRNLGDRISMNEQLLNHGITKFRIALFQGNISFTKEYLRKCIYTVGMGNNDFINNYLMPDKYITSRIYTPEQYADVLIQQYSKQLKTLYNYEARKVAVFGLGQVGCTPAIVMKFGPDASGCVDRVNAAINLVNDRLKPLIDDLNSNLSGAKFIYINTTNINQGDPIAAGFRVFTPCCIASVDLGKGQCEPNLPPCTNRDIYIFWDEFHPTQRANNITATRSYMAASPLDSYPMDIRSLAQQ, from the exons ATGGCATTGTCTTTTAAGTCATGCATGTTGTCATTGATATTGTTAATAATTTTGAAGCTGCAGATACTGGTTATTAGGGCTGAGCCACAAGTCCCCTGCTACTTTGTTTTTGGAGACTCGCTGGTTGATGTTGGCAACAACAATAACCTTGTAACTCAAGCCAAAGTTAACTACCCTCCTTATGGCGTTGATTTTCGTAACCAAACCCCAACGGGAAGATTCACCAATGGCGAAAACACTGCAGATATTATCG GAAGGCTTCTGGGGTTTGCTAATTACACTCCACCGTTCGCAACTGCAAGAGGCCCGGAAATCCTTCAAGGCGTGAATTATGGATCAGGAGGATCTGGAATTCGCGACGAAACAGGAAGAAACCTG GGTGATCGGATTAGCATGAACGAACAGTTACTTAATCACGGAATTACAAAATTTCGGATAGCACTTTTTCAAGGAAACATAAGTTTCACTAAGGAGTATCTGAGAAAGTGCATTTACACAGTTGGAATGGGAAACAACGATTTTATAAACAACTATCTCATGCCTGACAAGTACATTACAAGCAGGATATATACACCAGAGCAATATGCAGATGTACTCATTCAACAATACTCGAAACAGCTTAAG ACTTTATACAATTACGAAGCTAGAAAAGTTGCTGTATTTGGACTTGGCCAAGTAGGTTGCACCCCGGCAATTGTTATGAAATTTGGCCCGGATGCATCAGGATGTGTTGACAGAGTTAATGCTGCAATTAACCTAGTTAACGATAGACTGAAGCCACTTATTGATGACTTGAACAGCAATCTAAGTGGTGCAAAGTTCATCTATATCAACACTACTAATATAAATCAAGGAGATCCTATCGCTGCTG GCTTCAGGGTTTTCACTCCATGTTGCATCGCCTCAGTGGATTTGGGAAAGGGGCAATGTGAACCAAACCTTCCTCCATGCACCAATCGCGATATCTATATTTTCTGGGATGAATTTCATCCAACACAGAGGGCAAATAACATCACTGCGACAAGATCATATATGGCTGCTTCTCCGTTGGACTCCTACCCAATGGATATCCGCAGCTTGGCTCAGCAATGA
- the LOC141695105 gene encoding GDSL esterase/lipase At1g29670-like, producing MASVANSCFLIIFMILKLQIVIVSSEPQVPCYFIFGDSIVDNGNNNGLVTEAKVNYPPYGIDFPGGIATGRFSNGETSADVLGKLLGFSDYTPPFVTAKGSEILKGVNYGSGGAGIRAETGRNLGGRISLDQQLLNHGITVLRIIGLQGNISFTKEYLSKCLYTVGMGSNDYINNYFMPKEYITSRLYTPDEYADVLIRQYSRQLEILYNYGARKVAIFGLGLVGCTPAEISIYGADASGCVDKINEAVALFNQRIKPLVDDFNSNLADAMFIYINSTNHSLESPTSADISVISTPCCTASLSFGKGQCEPNLPPCSNRDSYIFWDEFHTTEHANKASALRSYVAAYPLDSYPMDIRSLALSENLPKIVVSQRRQQTMLLAKE from the exons ATGGCATCTGTTGCCAACTCATGCTTCTTGATCATATTCATGATTTTGAAGTTACAAATAGTGATTGTTAGCTCTGAGCCACAAGTCCCCTGTTACTTCATTTTCGGGGACTCGATAGTAGACAATGGCAATAACAATGGCCTTGTCACTGAGGCTAAAGTGAACTATCCTCCCTACGGCATTGATTTTCCTGGAGGAATTGCAACCGGAAGATTCAGCAACGGTGAAACCAGTGCAGATGTTCTAG GGAAGCTTCTAGGTTTTTCTGATTACACTCCACCCTTCGTAACTGCAAAAGGCTCCGAAATCTTGAAAGGGGTAAATTATGGATCTGGAGGAGCTGGAATTCGTGCAGAGACCGGAAGAAACCTG GGAGGACGGATTAGCTTAGATCAACAGTTGCTTAATCATGGCATTACAGTTTTGCGAATCATTGGTTTACAGGGGAACATAAGTTTTACGAAAGAGTACTTAAGCAAGTGCCTTTACACAGTTGGAATGGGAAGTAATGACTACATCAACAACTACTTCATGCCTAAGGAGTACATTACAAGCAGGCTGTATACACCAGATGAATATGCAGATGTCCTTATTCGACAGTACTCGAGACAGCTTGAG ATTTTATACAATTACGGAGCTAGAAAAGTTGCCATTTTTGGACTCGGTCTCGTAGGCTGTACCCCAGCAGAGATTTCGATATATGGTGCAGATGCATCAGGGTGCGTCGACAAGATCAACGAAGCAGTTGCATTATTCAACCAACGAATTAAGCCACTTGTTGACGACTTCAATAGCAATCTCGCGGATGCAATGTTCATCTACATCAATAGTACTAATCATTCTCTGGAAAGTCCTACTTCTGCTG ACATTTCGGTCATAAGCACTCCATGCTGCACAGCTTCACTTAGCTTCGGAAAAGGACAGTGTGAACCAAACCTACCTCCGTGCAGCAACCGGGATAGTTACATTTTCTGGGATGAATTTCATACAACAGAACACGCTAATAAAGCGAGTGCATTAAGATCGTACGTGGCTGCTTACCCGTTGGACTCCTACCCGATGGATATTCGCAGCTTGGCACTTTCAGAAAACTTGCCAAAGATTGTGGTTTCTCAAAGAAGGCAACAAACTATGCTTTTGGCCAAAGAATAA